One stretch of Pseudomonas sp. NC02 DNA includes these proteins:
- a CDS encoding DUF3203 family protein gives MPVRIEGQQCFFTVDVDGHEKQLEATHVTVETDSEKSMSFVKLNGDRTYITEAEADALTVAGAKDGRKHLKATDGDSVI, from the coding sequence ATGCCCGTACGTATCGAAGGTCAGCAATGTTTCTTCACCGTCGATGTGGACGGCCACGAGAAACAACTGGAAGCCACCCATGTCACGGTCGAAACCGACAGCGAGAAATCCATGTCGTTCGTGAAGCTGAACGGTGACCGCACCTATATCACCGAAGCCGAAGCCGACGCATTGACCGTAGCGGGTGCCAAAGACGGCCGTAAGCACTTGAAAGCTACCGACGGTGATTCGGTGATTTGA
- a CDS encoding MgtC/SapB family protein — MDAWWHEVWVTLQAEFADIGDARQLTQITVRLLIAAILGGILGYEREQKGKAAGVRTHMLVALGAALFVLVPSMSGSQADAMSRVLQGVIAGIGFLGAGTILKGKEDEEGQHVKGLTTAAGLWMTAAIGVAAGMGRESTAVLSTLLALAVFSVMPRIVRLLEKN, encoded by the coding sequence ATGGACGCCTGGTGGCATGAAGTCTGGGTAACCCTGCAAGCGGAATTTGCCGATATCGGCGATGCCCGGCAACTCACGCAAATCACCGTTCGGCTGCTGATTGCCGCGATATTGGGCGGGATCCTGGGTTACGAGCGCGAACAGAAAGGCAAGGCCGCCGGGGTACGCACCCACATGCTCGTGGCCCTGGGCGCCGCGCTGTTCGTGTTGGTGCCGAGCATGTCCGGCTCCCAGGCAGACGCCATGAGCCGTGTGCTGCAGGGCGTGATAGCGGGTATCGGCTTTCTTGGTGCTGGCACCATCCTCAAGGGCAAGGAAGACGAAGAGGGTCAGCACGTCAAAGGGCTGACCACCGCCGCCGGCTTGTGGATGACCGCCGCCATTGGGGTGGCGGCGGGAATGGGGCGGGAATCCACGGCGGTACTCAGCACGTTGTTGGCTTTGGCGGTGTTCAGTGTGATGCCAAGAATCGTCAGGCTATTGGAAAAGAATTAG
- a CDS encoding alpha-1,4-glucan--maltose-1-phosphate maltosyltransferase: MTAETLTQDDSTSTLPLSQALLLPRIAIESTTPVIDGGEFAVKAVVGQRVQVASKVFADGHDKLAVMIRWRPRSEESWHSVVMTDVGNNGWEGAFTVTAQGPHEYCIEAWIDTFASFRYELSKKHEAGVPVSLELQEGRGQVLQAAERSDNELRDRLMLLHHELSGLLETEQVALFLHEDSAHLMTQADHRAYLSISPVYPIDVEREAAQFASWYELFPRSITDDPARHGTFNDVHSRLSMIHDMGFDVLYFPPIHPIGRSHRKGKNNSLTAGPDDPGSPYAIGSEEGGHEAIHSQLGTREDFRNLVKAAADHGLEIALDFAIQCSQDHPWLKQHPGWFNWRPDGTIKYAENPPKKYQDIVNVDFYAADAIPSLWVELRDIVVGWVEEGVKTFRVDNPHTKPLPFWQWLISDVRSKYPEVIFLAEAFTTPAMMARLGKVGYSQSYTYFTWRNTKAELSEYLSELNESPWRECFRPNFFVNTPDINPGFLHESGRAGFLIRAALATMGSGLWGMYSGFELCEAAPVPGKEEYLDSEKYEIRPRDFTAPGNIIAEIAQLNRIRRQNPALQTHLGLKLYNAWNDNILYFGKRSEDGSNFILVAVSLDPFNAQEANFELPLWELGLPDDAQTQGEDLMTGHRWTWYGKTQWMRIEPWHQPFGIWRITVS; this comes from the coding sequence ATGACTGCTGAAACACTGACTCAAGACGATTCAACCTCCACATTACCGCTGTCCCAGGCACTGTTGCTGCCAAGGATCGCGATTGAAAGCACGACCCCGGTGATCGATGGCGGCGAGTTCGCCGTCAAGGCTGTGGTTGGCCAGCGCGTGCAGGTTGCCAGCAAGGTGTTCGCTGATGGCCACGACAAGCTTGCGGTGATGATCCGCTGGCGCCCGCGCAGTGAAGAAAGCTGGCACAGCGTGGTGATGACCGATGTCGGCAACAACGGCTGGGAAGGCGCATTCACCGTGACCGCCCAGGGCCCGCATGAGTATTGCATCGAAGCCTGGATCGACACGTTTGCCAGCTTTCGCTACGAACTGAGCAAGAAACACGAGGCCGGGGTGCCGGTCAGCCTGGAGTTGCAGGAAGGTCGCGGTCAGGTCTTGCAAGCCGCCGAGCGCAGTGACAATGAGCTGCGTGACCGCTTGATGTTGCTGCACCACGAACTCTCCGGTTTGCTGGAAACCGAGCAGGTCGCGTTGTTCCTGCACGAAGACAGTGCACACCTGATGACCCAGGCCGATCACCGCGCCTATTTGAGCATCAGCCCGGTGTACCCGATTGATGTAGAGCGCGAGGCTGCGCAATTTGCCAGCTGGTACGAGTTGTTTCCCCGCTCGATCACCGACGATCCCGCCCGCCATGGCACATTCAACGATGTGCACTCACGGCTGTCGATGATCCACGACATGGGCTTTGACGTGCTGTACTTCCCGCCGATCCATCCGATCGGTCGCAGCCACCGCAAGGGCAAGAACAATTCCCTGACCGCCGGGCCGGACGACCCGGGCAGCCCGTATGCCATCGGCAGCGAAGAGGGCGGCCACGAGGCGATCCATTCGCAGTTGGGCACCCGTGAGGATTTCCGCAACCTGGTCAAGGCCGCCGCCGACCATGGACTGGAAATCGCGCTGGATTTTGCCATCCAGTGCTCCCAGGACCACCCGTGGCTCAAACAGCATCCGGGCTGGTTCAACTGGCGGCCCGACGGCACGATCAAATACGCCGAGAACCCGCCGAAGAAATACCAGGACATCGTCAACGTCGACTTCTATGCGGCCGACGCGATTCCCAGCCTGTGGGTCGAGTTGCGCGACATCGTGGTCGGTTGGGTGGAAGAGGGCGTGAAGACCTTTCGCGTCGACAACCCCCACACCAAGCCGCTGCCGTTCTGGCAATGGCTGATCAGCGATGTGCGTTCTAAATACCCCGAAGTGATCTTCCTCGCCGAAGCCTTCACCACCCCGGCGATGATGGCGCGCCTGGGCAAGGTTGGTTACTCCCAGAGCTACACCTACTTCACCTGGCGCAACACCAAGGCCGAGTTGAGCGAGTACCTGAGCGAACTGAACGAGTCGCCGTGGCGCGAGTGCTTCCGGCCGAACTTCTTCGTCAACACCCCGGACATCAACCCCGGCTTCCTGCATGAATCCGGCCGCGCCGGCTTCTTGATCCGCGCCGCGTTGGCCACCATGGGCTCAGGCCTGTGGGGCATGTACTCGGGTTTTGAACTGTGCGAAGCGGCACCGGTGCCGGGCAAGGAAGAGTACCTGGACTCGGAGAAGTACGAGATCCGCCCACGAGACTTCACGGCGCCGGGCAACATCATTGCCGAGATCGCCCAGCTCAACCGCATCCGCCGGCAGAACCCGGCCTTGCAGACGCACCTGGGGCTCAAACTCTACAACGCGTGGAACGACAACATCCTGTACTTCGGCAAACGCAGCGAGGATGGCAGCAACTTTATCCTGGTGGCCGTGAGTCTCGACCCGTTCAACGCCCAGGAGGCCAATTTCGAGTTGCCGCTGTGGGAGCTGGGCTTGCCGGACGATGCCCAGACCCAGGGCGAAGACCTGATGACCGGCCACCGCTGGACCTGGTACGGCAAGACCCAGTGGATGCGCATCGAACCGTGGCATCAGCCATTCGGCATCTGGCGCATTACCGTAAGTTGA
- the treS gene encoding maltose alpha-D-glucosyltransferase yields MAKKPKAATFIKDPLWYKDAVIYQVHVKSYFDSNNDGIGDFPGLIAKLDYIADLGVNTIWLLPFYPSPRRDDGYDIAEYRGVHSDYGTMADAKRFIAEAHKRGLRVITELVINHTSDQHPWFQRARKAKPGSAARDFYVWSDDDQKYDGTRIIFLDTEKSNWTWDPVAGQYFWHRFYSHQPDLNFDNPQVMKAVLSVMRYWLDMGIDGLRLDAIPYLIERDGTNNENLPETHDVLKQIRAEIDANYPDRMLLAEANQWPEDTQLYFGDKKGDDGDECHMAFHFPLMPRMYMALAQEDRFPITDILRQTPEIPANCQWAIFLRNHDELTLEMVTDKERDYLWNYYAADRRARINLGIRRRLAPLMERDRRRIELLNSLLLSMPGTPTLYYGDEIGMGDNIYLGDRDGVRTPMQWSIDRNGGFSRADPASLVLPPIMDPQYGYQSVNVETQTQDPHSLLNWTRRMLAVRKQSKAFGRGSLKMLSPSNRRILAYTREYAGADGKNEIILCVANVSRSAQAAELDLSAFAGMVPVEMLGGNAFPPIGQLNFLLTLAPYGFYWFVLAAENQMPSWHVEPAQSIPDFTTLVLKKRMEELLEAPCRTTLEQNALPAWLPKRRWFASKDTAIDSVHIAYGVRFGDPQHPVLLSEIEVTSAGQVSRYQLPFGFLGEDQFTSALPQQLALARVRRVRQVGLVTDAFSLDTYIRGVIQGLQAKTVLDSTDGEIRFEPTAQLAKLELNDESEVRYLAAEQSNSSVVVGGSLVLKLIRKVSAGVHPELEMGAYLTEAGYEHISPLLGSVIRHDADGQDNLLMIAQGYLSNQGDAWGWTQNNLERAIRDELAEAMSEQEQHYNALGELADFAGLLGQRLGEMHLVLAAPTTNKAFKPEVTTLKDSQGWARHVGAQIDHALQLLKQHQTKLNPADQALVSALLEQKKAIASHVQDLAKATVGGLRIRVHGDLHLGQVLVVKGDAYLIDFEGEPARPLPERRGKHSPYKDVSGVLRSFDYAAAMAVNVQGVDQSPEANASRQRVADRYLHEARQAFIQAYHAATTTLAHDWQDAKGQDAALALFSLEKAAYEVAYEAENRPSWLPVPLQGLHGLLSGLKPISKTARGGETS; encoded by the coding sequence ATGGCGAAGAAACCCAAGGCTGCCACCTTTATCAAAGATCCGCTCTGGTACAAAGACGCGGTGATTTATCAGGTTCACGTCAAATCCTATTTCGACTCCAACAACGACGGCATCGGTGATTTTCCCGGGCTGATCGCCAAGCTCGACTACATCGCCGACCTTGGTGTGAACACCATCTGGCTACTACCGTTCTACCCCTCGCCACGCCGTGACGATGGCTACGACATTGCCGAATACCGCGGTGTGCACAGCGACTACGGGACCATGGCCGACGCCAAGCGCTTTATCGCCGAAGCCCATAAACGCGGGCTGCGGGTGATCACCGAGCTGGTGATCAACCACACCTCCGACCAGCACCCCTGGTTCCAGCGCGCCCGCAAGGCCAAGCCCGGCTCGGCGGCGCGGGATTTCTACGTATGGTCCGATGACGACCAGAAATACGACGGCACCCGGATCATTTTCCTCGACACCGAAAAGTCCAACTGGACCTGGGACCCAGTCGCCGGCCAGTACTTCTGGCACCGCTTTTACTCCCACCAGCCGGACCTCAACTTCGATAACCCACAGGTCATGAAAGCCGTCCTGTCGGTGATGCGCTACTGGCTCGACATGGGCATCGACGGCCTGCGCCTGGACGCCATTCCGTACCTGATCGAGCGCGACGGCACCAACAACGAAAACCTCCCCGAAACCCACGACGTGCTCAAGCAGATCCGCGCCGAGATCGACGCCAACTACCCCGACCGCATGCTCCTGGCCGAAGCCAACCAATGGCCGGAAGACACCCAGCTGTACTTCGGGGACAAAAAGGGCGACGACGGCGATGAGTGCCACATGGCGTTCCACTTCCCGCTGATGCCGCGCATGTACATGGCGCTGGCCCAGGAAGACCGTTTCCCGATCACCGATATCCTGCGCCAGACCCCGGAGATCCCGGCCAATTGCCAATGGGCAATCTTCCTGCGCAACCACGATGAACTGACCCTGGAAATGGTCACCGACAAAGAGCGCGACTACCTCTGGAACTATTACGCTGCCGACCGCCGTGCACGTATCAACCTGGGGATTCGCCGCCGCCTGGCGCCGCTGATGGAACGCGACCGCCGGCGCATCGAGCTGCTCAACAGCCTGCTGCTGTCGATGCCGGGCACGCCGACCCTGTACTACGGCGATGAGATCGGCATGGGCGACAACATCTACCTCGGTGACCGCGACGGCGTGCGTACGCCGATGCAATGGTCCATCGACCGCAACGGCGGCTTCTCCCGCGCCGACCCGGCCAGCCTGGTATTGCCGCCGATCATGGACCCGCAATACGGCTACCAGTCGGTCAACGTCGAAACCCAGACCCAGGACCCGCACTCGTTGCTGAACTGGACGCGGCGCATGCTCGCGGTGCGTAAACAGTCCAAGGCGTTCGGTCGCGGCAGCCTGAAAATGCTCTCGCCCAGCAACCGCCGCATCCTGGCGTATACCCGCGAATACGCAGGCGCCGATGGCAAGAATGAAATCATCCTGTGCGTGGCCAACGTGTCCCGCAGTGCCCAGGCCGCAGAACTGGACCTCTCGGCGTTTGCCGGCATGGTTCCGGTGGAGATGCTCGGTGGCAATGCCTTCCCGCCCATTGGCCAGCTGAATTTCCTGCTGACCCTGGCGCCGTATGGCTTCTACTGGTTCGTGCTGGCGGCGGAAAACCAGATGCCAAGCTGGCACGTGGAACCGGCACAAAGCATCCCGGACTTCACCACCCTGGTGCTGAAGAAACGCATGGAAGAATTGCTCGAAGCACCGTGCCGCACCACCCTGGAACAGAATGCGTTGCCGGCGTGGCTGCCCAAGCGCCGCTGGTTTGCCAGCAAGGATACGGCAATCGACAGCGTGCACATCGCTTATGGCGTGCGCTTCGGCGACCCGCAGCATCCGGTGCTGCTCAGTGAAATCGAAGTCACCAGCGCCGGCCAGGTCAGCCGCTATCAGCTGCCGTTCGGCTTCCTTGGCGAAGACCAGTTCACCAGCGCCTTGCCGCAACAACTTGCGCTTGCCCGTGTACGGCGAGTGCGTCAGGTAGGTTTGGTGACCGATGCCTTCAGCCTCGACACTTATATCCGCGGCGTGATCCAAGGCCTGCAGGCCAAAACCGTCCTGGACTCCACCGATGGCGAGATTCGCTTCGAGCCCACGGCGCAGTTGGCCAAACTGGAATTGAACGACGAGTCGGAAGTGCGCTACCTCGCGGCGGAGCAGTCCAACAGTTCCGTGGTGGTGGGCGGCAGCCTGGTGCTCAAGCTGATCCGAAAAGTCAGCGCCGGGGTTCACCCGGAACTGGAAATGGGCGCCTACCTGACCGAAGCCGGCTACGAGCATATCTCGCCGCTGTTGGGCTCGGTGATCCGCCACGATGCCGATGGCCAGGACAACCTGCTGATGATCGCCCAGGGTTACCTGAGCAACCAGGGCGACGCGTGGGGCTGGACCCAGAATAACCTGGAGCGAGCGATTCGCGACGAACTGGCCGAAGCCATGTCCGAGCAGGAACAGCACTACAACGCCCTCGGCGAGCTGGCGGATTTCGCCGGCTTGCTCGGCCAGCGCCTGGGCGAGATGCACCTGGTGCTGGCGGCGCCCACCACTAACAAGGCGTTCAAGCCCGAGGTCACAACCCTCAAGGACAGCCAGGGCTGGGCCAGGCACGTGGGCGCACAAATCGACCACGCCTTGCAGTTGCTCAAACAGCATCAAACCAAGTTGAACCCTGCCGATCAGGCGTTGGTCAGTGCTTTACTGGAGCAGAAAAAGGCCATCGCCAGTCACGTTCAGGACCTGGCGAAAGCCACGGTGGGCGGGTTGCGCATTCGCGTGCACGGCGACCTGCACCTGGGCCAGGTACTGGTGGTCAAGGGCGATGCCTACCTCATCGACTTCGAGGGCGAACCGGCGCGGCCGCTGCCTGAACGTCGCGGCAAACACAGCCCGTACAAGGATGTGAGCGGGGTGCTGCGCTCGTTTGATTACGCGGCGGCCATGGCGGTGAATGTGCAGGGCGTCGACCAGTCGCCCGAGGCCAATGCGTCCCGGCAACGTGTGGCGGATCGCTACTTGCATGAGGCCAGGCAGGCATTTATCCAGGCCTATCACGCTGCCACGACTACACTGGCCCATGACTGGCAGGATGCCAAAGGCCAGGACGCAGCGCTGGCGTTGTTCAGCCTGGAGAAGGCCGCGTACGAAGTGGCCTACGAAGCAGAGAATCGCCCGAGCTGGTTGCCGGTGCCGTTGCAAGGTTTGCACGGGCTGCTCAGCGGGTTGAAACCAATATCGAAAACTGCACGCGGTGGGGAGACGTCATGA
- the glgB gene encoding 1,4-alpha-glucan branching protein GlgB, protein MSFTSKEPLQEKLSVMPKPADIEALVRAEHHDPFSILGPHDDEQGGQFIRAFLPEALSVQVLARDSGEHIGSLDATQVPGLFVGHFGSRQAYLLKIQWAGGEQITEDPYSFQQLLLGEMDLYLFAEGNHRDLSSCLGAQVTSVDGVQGVRFAVWAPNARRVSVVGDFNIWDGRRHPMRLRHPSGVWEIFIPRLQPGAAYKYEILGAHGILPLKADPMALATQLPPDTASKVASPLQVDWQDHDWMQSRSERQKPSAPLSIYELHAGSWQCELDEVGEVSRQYSWRELTERLIPYVQQLGFTHIELMPIMEHPFGGSWGYQALSQFAPTARFGSPEDFAFFVNACHQADIGVILDWVPAHFPTDTHGLAQFDGTALYEYANPLEGFHQDWDTLIYNLGRTEVHGFMLASALHWLKHFHIDGLRVDAVASMLYRDYSRKAGEWVPNRHGGRENLEAIDFLRHLNDVVALEAPGALVIAEESTAWPGVSQPTQQGGLGFNYKWNMGWMHDSLHYIQQDPVYRAHHHNELSFGLVYAWSERFILPISHDEVVHGKHSLIDKMPGDRWQKFANLRAYLSFMWMHPGKKLLFMGCEFGQWREWNHDQQLDWYLLQYPEHRGVQKLVGDLNRLYREEPALHDQDDAPQGFQWLIGDDAINSVYAWLRWSKDGRPVLVVANFTPVPREAYKVGVPFAGRWSEVINSDADTYAGSNFGNGGGAFTEEEPRHGQPLSLSLNLPPLGVLILRPDA, encoded by the coding sequence ATGAGTTTTACAAGCAAAGAACCGCTGCAGGAAAAGTTGAGTGTGATGCCCAAGCCTGCTGATATCGAAGCCCTGGTGCGGGCCGAGCACCATGATCCATTCTCGATCCTGGGTCCCCATGACGACGAGCAGGGCGGCCAGTTCATTCGTGCCTTCCTGCCGGAAGCACTGAGTGTCCAGGTCCTGGCTCGCGACAGCGGCGAGCACATCGGCAGCCTCGATGCGACCCAGGTGCCGGGCTTGTTTGTCGGGCATTTCGGCAGCCGTCAGGCGTACTTGCTGAAGATCCAGTGGGCCGGTGGCGAACAGATCACCGAAGACCCTTACAGCTTCCAGCAACTGCTGCTGGGGGAGATGGACCTGTACCTGTTTGCCGAAGGCAATCACCGCGACCTGAGCAGTTGCCTCGGGGCACAAGTGACCAGCGTCGACGGTGTCCAGGGCGTGCGTTTTGCGGTATGGGCACCGAATGCCCGCCGGGTCTCGGTGGTGGGCGACTTCAATATCTGGGACGGGCGCCGTCATCCGATGCGCCTGCGCCATCCGTCCGGGGTGTGGGAGATTTTCATCCCGCGCCTGCAACCCGGCGCGGCCTACAAGTATGAAATCCTCGGTGCCCACGGGATTCTGCCGCTCAAGGCCGACCCCATGGCCCTGGCCACGCAACTGCCGCCGGATACTGCGTCCAAGGTCGCTTCGCCGCTGCAGGTCGACTGGCAGGACCACGACTGGATGCAATCGCGCAGCGAGCGACAAAAGCCTAGCGCACCCTTGTCGATCTACGAGTTGCATGCCGGTTCCTGGCAGTGCGAGCTGGATGAAGTCGGCGAGGTGTCCCGCCAGTACAGTTGGCGCGAGCTGACCGAGCGGTTGATCCCTTATGTACAGCAGTTGGGCTTCACCCATATCGAACTGATGCCGATCATGGAGCACCCGTTCGGCGGCTCGTGGGGTTATCAGGCGCTGTCGCAATTTGCCCCGACGGCACGTTTCGGCTCGCCGGAGGATTTCGCGTTTTTCGTCAACGCCTGCCATCAGGCCGACATCGGCGTGATCCTGGATTGGGTGCCGGCGCATTTCCCCACCGATACCCACGGCCTGGCGCAATTCGACGGCACCGCGCTGTACGAATACGCCAACCCGCTGGAAGGCTTCCACCAGGATTGGGACACTCTGATCTACAACCTCGGGCGCACCGAAGTCCATGGCTTCATGCTGGCGTCGGCGTTGCACTGGCTTAAGCATTTCCATATCGACGGCCTGCGGGTGGATGCCGTGGCGTCGATGCTGTATCGCGACTATTCGCGCAAGGCCGGTGAATGGGTGCCGAACCGCCACGGTGGTCGTGAAAACCTCGAAGCTATCGACTTCCTGCGCCACCTCAACGATGTCGTTGCCCTTGAGGCCCCCGGCGCGCTGGTGATCGCCGAGGAGTCCACCGCATGGCCGGGCGTAAGCCAGCCGACCCAACAGGGCGGCCTGGGGTTCAACTACAAGTGGAACATGGGCTGGATGCACGATTCGCTGCACTACATCCAGCAGGACCCGGTGTACCGTGCCCATCACCACAACGAGCTGAGTTTCGGCCTGGTGTATGCCTGGTCCGAGCGTTTTATCCTGCCGATTTCCCACGATGAAGTGGTGCACGGCAAACACTCGTTGATCGACAAGATGCCCGGCGACCGCTGGCAGAAATTTGCCAACCTGCGGGCATACCTGAGCTTCATGTGGATGCACCCGGGCAAGAAGCTGCTGTTCATGGGCTGCGAGTTCGGCCAATGGCGCGAGTGGAACCACGATCAGCAACTGGACTGGTACCTGCTGCAATACCCCGAACACCGGGGCGTGCAGAAACTGGTGGGCGACCTCAACCGTCTGTACCGCGAAGAGCCGGCGCTGCATGACCAGGACGACGCGCCACAGGGCTTCCAGTGGTTGATTGGGGATGACGCGATCAACAGCGTCTACGCCTGGTTGCGCTGGAGCAAGGACGGCAGGCCGGTGCTGGTAGTGGCCAACTTCACGCCGGTGCCGCGTGAGGCCTACAAGGTCGGCGTGCCGTTTGCCGGGCGCTGGAGCGAGGTGATCAACAGCGATGCCGACACCTATGCCGGTTCCAACTTCGGCAACGGTGGCGGGGCGTTTACGGAGGAGGAGCCCAGGCATGGGCAGCCGTTGTCGCTGTCGTTGAACCTGCCGCCATTGGGCGTGCTGATCCTGCGACCGGACGCCTGA
- a CDS encoding autotransporter outer membrane beta-barrel domain-containing protein has protein sequence MSTRFSSVTYLSVCSVTTLLLNWPLPAQAACTLVITAGNDTTLCSDGSAGALTDLQGSNILEFPVGGTGIIVGNVTYGAGDDRVTMDSGAINGAINQGDGRNIFQLFNGNISGTVTQGAGGDIAQISGGSSGAISQGDGVDQYFQSGGTVASLAQGDGRDEFTMSSGRIVGAFEDGDVALMTGGSIGRVDMKLDNNLFDLRGGAIIGNLVTGFGNDTILVSGGTVGGNISVSGGDDIINVSGGEISGQILASFGNDEFTWEGGGLIHKEILMGDGADRGFLLNLTETTLASTPLLDGGLGNDTLTFDNTRSATPTRYVNWETVNLDNNSRLTLGGDFKLGDSATATGTLNIFGSAALQVTQGSISPFTAGQPANLNNGGLIDMTTGSSSATDSLTVNGNYTGNGGELALQSVLGADGSASDKLVVSQGTLQGGTTITVTNLAGPGAMTLQNGIQVVEALNGATSSDLAFTLRGGSVSAGAYEYYLFKGGVTPGTGQNWFLRSSVVAPPLPNPEDPDDPVGILPPVPADGTPDLPGIFPGEEPIPIYRPEVPVYAVLFPAVQQMVQGMLGTYHERMGDQSLQRQPGALAAGWGRVYGSSTRQSFAGTVSPSLDSSLSGFQVGTDLYAWTNDAGLTQRFGFFVGHSRLTGNVAGFNGGFQGKGAGNTTLRGDSLGAYWTLIGANRAYIDVVLMGTRFDGHSESDRGVKLPTKGHNVLGSVEVGMPFAVSEQWEVEPQAQVIVDRSYVDSQNDGISDVSFRADTNVVTRLGVRLKGSYSVSGMPLLPYVRTNVWHASAGNNTVTFNDSTDINTEQKSTTLDVSTGATLQVSSTVSVYGEVGYNSNLDSNQLNGRKGTIGIRVDF, from the coding sequence ATGAGCACGCGGTTTTCATCAGTGACGTATCTGAGCGTCTGCAGCGTGACGACGCTGTTGCTCAATTGGCCTCTCCCCGCGCAGGCCGCCTGTACGTTGGTCATAACCGCAGGCAACGACACCACCCTGTGCAGCGATGGCAGTGCTGGCGCGCTGACGGATTTACAAGGAAGCAACATCCTTGAGTTCCCCGTCGGCGGCACCGGCATCATCGTCGGCAACGTGACTTATGGCGCGGGAGATGATCGGGTCACGATGGATTCCGGCGCGATCAACGGTGCGATCAATCAAGGTGACGGAAGAAATATTTTCCAACTGTTCAATGGCAATATCTCCGGCACGGTGACGCAAGGCGCGGGCGGTGATATTGCGCAAATCAGCGGCGGCAGCTCCGGTGCAATCTCTCAGGGTGACGGGGTAGACCAGTACTTCCAGAGCGGTGGCACCGTCGCCTCACTGGCTCAGGGCGACGGCCGTGACGAGTTCACCATGAGCAGTGGCAGGATTGTCGGCGCTTTTGAAGATGGAGATGTAGCGCTGATGACCGGTGGCAGCATCGGACGGGTCGACATGAAGCTCGACAACAACCTGTTTGACCTGCGGGGTGGAGCGATCATCGGCAACCTCGTTACTGGCTTCGGAAACGACACCATCCTGGTGTCCGGAGGAACGGTTGGTGGCAACATCAGCGTCAGCGGCGGCGACGACATCATCAACGTCAGCGGAGGGGAAATAAGTGGGCAGATCCTCGCCAGCTTTGGCAACGATGAGTTCACTTGGGAAGGCGGCGGTCTGATCCATAAGGAAATCCTCATGGGTGATGGCGCTGACAGGGGTTTCCTGCTCAACCTGACCGAAACCACCCTGGCCTCCACACCACTTCTGGATGGTGGTTTGGGTAACGACACCCTGACCTTCGACAACACCCGATCCGCCACGCCAACCCGCTATGTCAACTGGGAAACCGTCAACCTGGACAACAATTCGCGCCTGACCCTGGGCGGCGACTTCAAGCTCGGTGACAGCGCTACGGCCACCGGTACCCTGAATATTTTTGGCAGCGCCGCCCTGCAGGTAACACAGGGCAGCATCAGCCCCTTCACGGCCGGGCAACCAGCCAACCTGAACAACGGCGGCCTGATCGACATGACCACCGGCAGTTCCAGCGCCACCGACAGCCTGACGGTCAACGGCAACTACACCGGCAATGGTGGCGAACTGGCGCTGCAATCGGTACTCGGCGCCGACGGCTCGGCCAGTGACAAGCTGGTAGTCAGCCAGGGCACGCTGCAAGGCGGCACTACCATCACCGTCACCAACCTTGCCGGCCCCGGCGCCATGACGCTGCAGAACGGCATCCAGGTGGTTGAAGCGCTTAACGGTGCCACGAGCAGCGACCTGGCGTTTACCCTGCGCGGTGGATCCGTTTCCGCAGGCGCCTATGAGTACTACCTGTTCAAAGGAGGCGTAACGCCGGGCACCGGGCAAAACTGGTTCCTGCGGTCCTCGGTGGTGGCGCCGCCGCTGCCCAACCCTGAGGATCCTGACGACCCAGTGGGCATTCTCCCCCCCGTCCCCGCCGATGGCACGCCGGACCTCCCGGGGATTTTCCCGGGAGAAGAACCCATACCCATCTATCGCCCGGAAGTCCCGGTGTATGCCGTGTTGTTTCCCGCCGTGCAGCAGATGGTCCAGGGCATGCTGGGCACCTACCACGAACGCATGGGCGACCAAAGCCTGCAACGTCAACCTGGCGCTTTAGCGGCCGGTTGGGGCCGGGTGTATGGCAGCAGCACGCGGCAATCATTCGCCGGCACCGTCAGCCCGTCGCTGGACAGCTCCCTGTCCGGTTTCCAGGTTGGCACTGACCTGTATGCCTGGACCAACGACGCTGGCCTGACCCAACGCTTCGGCTTCTTTGTCGGCCACAGCCGCCTGACCGGCAATGTGGCGGGTTTCAATGGCGGTTTTCAGGGCAAGGGCGCCGGCAACACCACCCTGCGCGGTGACAGCCTGGGCGCGTATTGGACGCTCATCGGCGCCAACCGCGCCTATATCGATGTCGTGCTGATGGGCACGCGGTTCGATGGCCACAGTGAATCCGACCGGGGCGTCAAACTCCCAACCAAGGGCCACAACGTGCTGGGGTCTGTGGAGGTGGGAATGCCGTTTGCGGTGTCTGAACAGTGGGAGGTCGAGCCGCAGGCCCAGGTGATTGTCGATAGAAGCTATGTGGACAGCCAGAACGACGGAATCTCGGATGTCTCATTCCGCGCCGACACTAACGTCGTCACTCGTCTCGGTGTCCGCCTCAAGGGCAGCTACAGCGTGAGCGGCATGCCCCTGCTGCCTTATGTGCGTACCAACGTGTGGCACGCCAGCGCCGGGAATAACACTGTCACGTTCAATGACAGCACGGACATCAACACCGAACAGAAATCCACCACGCTGGACGTCAGCACCGGGGCAACGCTGCAGGTATCGAGTACGGTCAGTGTGTATGGCGAGGTGGGGTACAACAGCAATCTGGACAGTAATCAGCTGAATGGGCGCAAAGGCACGATTGGCATAAGGGTCGACTTCTAA